Proteins found in one Nostoc sp. NIES-3756 genomic segment:
- a CDS encoding tetratricopeptide repeat protein: protein MSDSLPLRDRYLALIDEIIQLTLQGKISSVEMVYQMLQKGILAGTGEVFELVLSDRTTAIQAQVDGEKDELKKAKSNRSLRAIKTIQSQWQRYAEQNKAIEAIAQAAREITTASADERLGTFLRIIDPNLKHPLTSPQLQQLAKSLQQFAQFSPEIEQISQGITRGLGSWQRLQDNLVSWMYEQNQALGFGGVPGESGPWATWAKKVKSDIPQALFRSLAVEQSVVPFVEKHSNLTLADWVEIALVFQYLQRGLVNWFDQQTYNIQAGSKLSISTFLTFAVLWSQLASAFGGKAEFSNGSSQIMLQILRTFAQRPYFPLYGGIFASFSGSYLRDALDYLDEPLSRVEGTQEKARILTLLGYSQRALGQYQRSIRFHQQALEIARNAGDRACEIANLNHLSRTYVQEQDFEEAINYSQRALMLSRQAGDRTGETNALVNLGYSEVMQAQKLEQVEPETYEMAINYLEQGLRLSERLGDIQSKALCVSSLGIAYLVVNQPQDAIKYLEDGFKTAQISGDLYLQGRNLAYLGEAYYQLLNLEKAIYTGCLGMYLLEQIASSEWRQPARLLTILQGQIGVESFQNLLQQSRTKIIAIIGVDGYDYIPKLLVQYQEDM, encoded by the coding sequence GTGTCTGACTCATTGCCATTGCGCGATCGCTACCTTGCTTTAATTGATGAAATTATCCAGCTAACTCTCCAGGGCAAGATTAGTTCTGTAGAGATGGTATACCAGATGCTGCAAAAGGGTATATTAGCTGGGACGGGGGAAGTGTTTGAGTTAGTATTGAGCGATCGCACTACTGCTATTCAGGCGCAGGTGGATGGTGAAAAAGATGAGTTGAAAAAGGCTAAGTCGAACCGGAGTTTACGTGCGATTAAGACGATACAAAGTCAATGGCAAAGATACGCAGAACAAAATAAGGCGATAGAAGCAATCGCCCAAGCAGCGAGAGAAATCACCACAGCTTCAGCCGATGAGCGATTAGGTACATTTCTACGAATTATTGACCCTAATCTCAAGCATCCTTTAACTTCGCCACAACTCCAGCAGTTAGCTAAATCATTACAACAATTTGCCCAGTTTTCTCCTGAAATTGAGCAAATATCACAAGGAATTACCCGTGGTTTAGGCAGTTGGCAGAGGTTGCAAGACAACTTGGTAAGTTGGATGTATGAGCAAAATCAGGCGCTAGGGTTTGGTGGTGTACCAGGGGAAAGCGGCCCTTGGGCGACTTGGGCAAAAAAGGTTAAGAGTGATATACCCCAAGCTTTATTTCGCAGCCTAGCCGTAGAGCAATCAGTTGTACCATTTGTAGAAAAGCATAGTAATCTGACTCTGGCTGATTGGGTGGAAATAGCGCTGGTTTTCCAGTATTTGCAACGGGGGTTAGTTAACTGGTTTGACCAACAAACTTATAATATTCAAGCTGGTTCAAAACTGTCGATTTCTACTTTTTTGACTTTTGCTGTGCTGTGGAGTCAGTTGGCAAGTGCTTTTGGGGGTAAAGCAGAGTTCAGCAATGGCTCATCGCAAATTATGCTGCAAATCCTGCGTACTTTCGCCCAACGTCCCTATTTTCCCTTATACGGTGGAATTTTCGCCTCTTTTTCCGGCAGTTATCTACGAGATGCTTTGGATTATTTGGATGAACCCTTAAGCAGAGTTGAGGGAACGCAAGAAAAAGCGCGAATTTTGACACTTTTAGGTTATTCTCAGCGTGCTTTGGGACAATATCAGCGTTCGATTCGCTTTCATCAGCAAGCGTTGGAAATAGCGAGGAATGCAGGCGATCGCGCTTGTGAAATTGCCAATCTCAATCATCTTAGCCGGACTTACGTACAAGAACAAGATTTTGAGGAGGCGATAAATTACAGTCAAAGAGCATTAATGTTAAGTAGGCAAGCAGGCGATCGCACTGGTGAAACTAACGCCTTAGTCAATCTAGGTTACAGCGAAGTAATGCAGGCACAGAAGCTGGAACAAGTCGAACCAGAAACCTATGAAATGGCAATTAATTATTTAGAGCAAGGGTTAAGGTTATCAGAAAGATTAGGTGATATTCAAAGTAAGGCTTTATGTGTCAGTAGTTTAGGGATTGCATATTTAGTCGTTAATCAACCACAAGATGCAATTAAATATCTTGAGGATGGTTTTAAAACAGCACAAATTTCTGGTGATTTGTATCTCCAAGGGCGAAATTTGGCTTATCTAGGTGAAGCTTACTATCAATTATTAAACTTAGAGAAAGCTATTTATACTGGTTGTTTAGGAATGTATTTACTAGAACAAATTGCTTCTAGTGAGTGGCGACAACCTGCAAGACTATTGACTATTTTACAGGGACAAATTGGAGTTGAATCTTTTCAGAATTTACTCCAACAAAGCCGGACTAAAATAATTGCCATTATTGGTGTAGATGGATATGATTATATTCCTAAGTTGTTAGTCCAATATCAAGAGGATATGTAA
- a CDS encoding class I fructose-bisphosphate aldolase — translation MSTTLLESSSIESFLGDEAEELLTYKAKVTQDLLHLPGPDFVDRVWLNSDRNPQVLRNLQQLYSTGRLAYTGYLSILPVDQGIEHSAGASFAPNPIYFDPENIIRLAIAGGCNAVATTLGVLGSVSRKYAHKIPFIAKLNHNELLTFPNQFDQILFADVEQAWNLGAVAVGATIYFGSEHSTRQIQEISRAFKRAHELGLVTILWCYLRNNAFKQDKDYHVAADLTGQANHLGVTIEADIIKQKLPENNNGYGAVAKATGKSYGKTHEKVYTELTTDHPIDLTRYQVLNCYCGRAGLINSGGASGKNDFAEAVRTAVINKRAGGTGLISGRKAFQRPFEEGVKLFHAIQDVYLSPDVTIA, via the coding sequence ATGTCTACCACCCTTTTAGAGTCTAGTTCTATTGAGTCATTCTTAGGAGATGAAGCTGAAGAACTGCTGACTTACAAAGCCAAAGTTACTCAAGACTTGTTACATTTACCAGGTCCGGATTTTGTTGATCGAGTTTGGTTGAATAGCGATCGCAATCCTCAAGTCTTACGGAACCTACAACAACTCTATTCTACAGGTCGTTTAGCATACACTGGCTATCTTTCAATTTTGCCAGTAGACCAAGGTATTGAACATTCCGCCGGGGCTTCTTTTGCACCCAACCCTATTTACTTTGACCCAGAAAATATCATCCGTTTAGCAATAGCAGGTGGTTGTAATGCTGTAGCCACTACTTTAGGAGTTTTGGGTAGTGTTTCGCGTAAATATGCCCACAAAATTCCTTTCATTGCTAAACTCAACCATAATGAATTGTTGACCTTCCCTAATCAATTTGACCAAATATTGTTTGCTGATGTGGAACAAGCTTGGAATTTAGGGGCTGTGGCTGTTGGTGCAACAATTTATTTTGGTTCAGAACATTCCACCAGGCAAATTCAAGAAATCAGCCGGGCTTTTAAACGCGCCCATGAATTAGGGCTAGTGACAATTCTATGGTGTTATCTGCGGAACAACGCTTTTAAACAAGATAAAGATTATCACGTCGCGGCTGACCTCACCGGACAAGCAAATCATTTGGGTGTGACAATTGAAGCCGATATTATCAAACAAAAATTACCTGAAAATAACAATGGTTATGGTGCAGTAGCCAAAGCCACAGGTAAGAGTTACGGCAAAACTCATGAAAAAGTGTACACCGAGTTAACCACCGACCACCCCATCGATTTGACTCGTTATCAAGTACTCAATTGCTATTGCGGACGCGCAGGTTTAATTAACTCTGGTGGTGCATCTGGTAAAAATGACTTCGCAGAAGCAGTCCGTACCGCAGTCATTAATAAACGAGCTGGTGGTACAGGCTTAATTTCTGGTAGAAAAGCTTTCCAGCGTCCTTTTGAAGAAGGAGTAAAATTGTTTCACGCCATTCAGGATGTTTATTTATCACCAGATGTGACAATAGCATAA
- a CDS encoding FHA domain-containing protein, with protein MTAETNESHLLILEDDQGRKEFALDKPLYSIGRDKESNIRLVSQFVSRRHATLVRLPKENNNSYYYRIVDGDGKGKPSSNGLMINGRKIPAHDLKNEDEIVFGPKVRAIYYLLKNTQRSGQTDASEYDITLINPGMTEDIEEI; from the coding sequence ATGACAGCAGAAACTAATGAAAGCCATCTACTAATTCTTGAAGACGATCAAGGTCGTAAAGAATTTGCTCTAGATAAACCTTTATACTCTATTGGTAGAGATAAAGAGTCTAATATTCGTCTAGTATCTCAATTTGTCTCCCGCCGCCATGCCACATTAGTGCGACTGCCAAAAGAAAATAATAATAGTTATTATTATCGAATTGTAGATGGTGATGGCAAAGGCAAACCTAGTTCTAATGGTTTAATGATTAACGGACGCAAAATCCCCGCCCATGATTTAAAGAACGAAGACGAGATAGTTTTTGGCCCGAAAGTACGTGCAATCTACTATCTATTAAAGAATACTCAACGCTCAGGACAAACAGACGCTAGTGAATATGACATTACACTCATAAACCCTGGTATGACCGAGGATATAGAAGAAATCTAA
- a CDS encoding heavy metal translocating P-type ATPase has protein sequence MQLVPKTQLNPEPTPPLEKIILDVGGMKCAGCVNAVERQLTQQSGVKSACVNLATEVAVVESEVGAVDPDKLAQRLTAAGFPTQPRKPRDQAGESTLEDSAQRQRQQMQTAFRQLMVAGVLLVFSGIGHLGNLGGSIPVLNNIWFHFGLATVAILIPGRPIIVDGWLGWRRNAPNMNTLIGLGTLTAYTTSVVALFFPQMGWECFFDEPVMMLGFILLGRTLEQQARGKAAAAFRQLLALQPQVARLIANPDAQKMGMGANTIEIPAEQVKVGEWLQVLPGDKIPVDGEVSFGQTTVDESMLTGEAVPVIKQPGDTVTAGTINQSGAIAIKATRTGNDTTLAHIVALVEAAQTRKAPIQKLADTAAGYFTYAILTASLLTFIFWYFFGTHIWPDVVMSGGGMPMMSHATHHAPLPTSHSPLLVSLKLAIAVMVVACPCALGLATPTAILVGTGIGAERGLLIKGGDVLERVHQLDTIVFDKTGTLTTGNAVVTDCLVFAGGRRQEAGGRSELLSPSFPPTSHSLLQLAAAVESGTHHPLAKAIQQTAKQQQLSIPEAVDFHTEPGMGVSAVVDGETVLLGNWDWLSWHGVTLSETAQQEAQKLATDGKTVVGVAVGETLAGLIGVQDTIRPDAQATVEKLRQMGLRVVLLSGDRTEAANAIAQQLGIDSADVVAGVPPAKKAAFIEELQKKAAKVAMVGDGINDAPALSQADVGIALHSGTDVAMETAQIVLMRDRISDVVESIQLSRATFNKIRQNLFWAFAYNTLGIPLAAGVLLPNFGFVLSPSGAAALMAFSSVSVVTNSLLLRRLAKS, from the coding sequence ATGCAACTTGTGCCAAAAACTCAGCTTAACCCAGAACCAACCCCCCCATTAGAGAAAATTATTCTGGATGTTGGCGGGATGAAGTGTGCTGGGTGTGTAAATGCAGTAGAGCGACAGCTTACCCAACAGTCAGGGGTAAAGAGTGCCTGTGTGAATCTGGCTACAGAAGTAGCGGTGGTGGAGTCGGAAGTCGGCGCAGTAGATCCTGATAAGCTGGCACAGCGACTAACAGCCGCCGGATTCCCTACCCAACCTCGTAAGCCTAGAGATCAGGCAGGTGAATCAACTCTAGAAGATTCAGCACAAAGACAGCGCCAACAGATGCAGACAGCATTCCGGCAGTTAATGGTTGCTGGGGTGCTATTAGTCTTTTCGGGAATTGGGCATTTGGGCAATCTTGGCGGCTCAATTCCCGTATTAAATAACATCTGGTTTCACTTTGGACTAGCAACGGTAGCAATATTAATTCCTGGTCGTCCCATTATCGTGGATGGGTGGTTAGGATGGCGGCGTAATGCGCCAAATATGAATACCTTGATAGGATTGGGAACACTCACAGCCTATACAACCAGTGTAGTGGCGTTGTTTTTTCCCCAAATGGGTTGGGAGTGCTTCTTTGACGAACCAGTGATGATGCTGGGCTTTATTCTGTTAGGCAGGACATTAGAACAACAAGCAAGAGGTAAGGCGGCGGCAGCATTTAGACAATTGCTGGCACTACAACCACAAGTAGCAAGATTGATTGCTAACCCAGACGCACAGAAGATGGGAATGGGAGCAAACACTATAGAAATCCCAGCCGAGCAGGTAAAAGTGGGAGAATGGTTGCAAGTTCTGCCAGGAGACAAAATCCCCGTTGATGGTGAGGTCAGTTTCGGGCAGACAACGGTGGATGAGTCGATGTTGACTGGGGAAGCTGTGCCAGTAATTAAGCAACCAGGGGACACAGTAACAGCAGGGACAATTAACCAATCAGGTGCGATCGCCATTAAAGCCACCCGTACAGGCAATGATACCACCCTCGCCCACATTGTCGCCTTAGTAGAAGCTGCCCAAACCCGCAAAGCGCCAATTCAAAAATTAGCCGACACAGCCGCAGGTTATTTTACCTACGCCATCCTCACCGCATCTTTATTAACCTTCATCTTCTGGTACTTCTTCGGTACACACATCTGGCCAGATGTTGTCATGTCCGGTGGTGGTATGCCAATGATGAGCCATGCTACTCACCACGCCCCACTTCCTACTTCCCACTCCCCCCTCCTAGTTAGTTTAAAACTAGCGATCGCCGTTATGGTTGTCGCCTGTCCTTGTGCATTAGGACTAGCCACACCCACAGCGATACTTGTAGGTACTGGCATAGGTGCAGAACGAGGTTTATTAATCAAAGGCGGCGATGTTTTAGAAAGAGTACATCAGTTAGACACCATAGTTTTCGATAAAACCGGCACTCTGACTACAGGTAATGCAGTAGTTACCGATTGTCTTGTGTTTGCAGGAGGCAGGAGGCAGGAGGCAGGAGGCAGGAGTGAATTATTATCTCCCTCATTTCCCCCCACTTCCCACTCCCTCCTCCAACTAGCAGCCGCCGTAGAAAGCGGTACACACCATCCCTTAGCGAAAGCCATTCAGCAAACGGCAAAACAACAACAGTTATCGATTCCTGAAGCTGTGGATTTCCATACAGAGCCAGGAATGGGTGTTTCTGCTGTAGTGGATGGTGAAACTGTGCTGTTGGGTAATTGGGATTGGTTGAGTTGGCATGGTGTTACTTTGAGTGAAACAGCTCAACAGGAAGCGCAAAAGTTAGCCACGGATGGTAAAACTGTGGTGGGTGTGGCAGTTGGAGAGACTTTAGCCGGACTGATTGGTGTGCAAGATACCATTAGACCAGATGCTCAGGCTACAGTAGAAAAATTGCGCCAGATGGGCTTGCGAGTGGTGCTATTAAGTGGCGATCGCACCGAAGCAGCAAATGCCATAGCACAACAACTAGGTATTGATAGTGCTGATGTAGTAGCGGGGGTTCCGCCAGCGAAGAAAGCCGCATTTATCGAGGAATTACAAAAAAAAGCCGCTAAAGTAGCGATGGTTGGGGATGGTATCAATGATGCCCCGGCCTTATCGCAAGCAGATGTGGGGATTGCTTTACACTCAGGTACAGATGTGGCGATGGAAACTGCACAGATCGTTTTGATGCGCGATCGCATTAGCGATGTTGTGGAATCGATTCAGTTAAGTCGCGCCACTTTCAACAAAATCCGTCAGAATTTATTCTGGGCATTTGCCTATAACACCCTTGGTATCCCCCTAGCCGCAGGTGTTTTGCTTCCCAACTTTGGCTTTGTTCTCAGTCCTTCTGGTGCGGCTGCGTTGATGGCATTTAGTTCAGTGAGTGTAGTCACTAACTCTTTGTTATTAAGGCGATTAGCTAAAAGTTAG
- a CDS encoding TM2 domain-containing protein, which produces MANLSPTQTNKQLLAGYCGIIFGGFGIHKFILGYTIEGCIMLVITVVGGTFSYGITLLIMQLVGLIEGMIYLNKTPEEFVDTYIVNKQSWF; this is translated from the coding sequence ATGGCAAATCTTAGTCCTACTCAAACCAACAAGCAATTATTAGCCGGTTACTGCGGTATTATTTTTGGCGGTTTTGGTATTCATAAATTCATTCTAGGTTATACCATTGAAGGGTGCATCATGTTGGTCATCACAGTGGTAGGTGGTACTTTTTCCTACGGTATTACTTTGTTAATTATGCAACTCGTAGGATTAATTGAAGGCATGATATACCTCAACAAAACCCCTGAGGAATTTGTCGATACATATATAGTAAATAAGCAGAGTTGGTTTTAA
- a CDS encoding sensor histidine kinase: protein MRKFLSKKLKLGASQVVALTVVLTILLFVPQIWLNWQAYRYFNNINKNEFQLQTLSNKIIYFDEVLTMSARMNAATGNPVWEQRYRQFEPQLDIAIQQSIKLAPTTYQDQEAARVNVANQKLVSMEYQSFELVKNNQKQAAQILLSSQEYETQKRIYADGVAKRNNSITLNLQQKVNKYKQRIFWSFLASITSLFILIPAWLIVLLLLQKYLYAKKLAQVALEEANSTLEIQVEARTEKLNQKNLQLQQTLQELQNTQVQLVQSEKMSSLGKLVAGIAHEINNPVNFIYGNLRHCKEYIYHLINLINIYQQEGFYHPKIEHFIDEIELDFIREDIQKILASMEVGSERIREIVLTLRNFSRLDEAEMKPVDIHDGINSTLLILQHNLKSNNHQKEIILFKDYGNLPLVECHAGKLNQVFMNIFSNAVDALRQQEIKYIQSGNKNYINSITIHTEVQNETHIIISIKDTGFGMSEEIIDKIFDPFFTTKPVGQGTGLGLSISYKIIVDKHKGKIECLSSPGKGTEFLIQIPIKQNLYLE, encoded by the coding sequence ATGAGAAAGTTTCTATCTAAAAAATTAAAGTTAGGAGCATCTCAAGTAGTAGCTCTAACAGTGGTATTAACAATATTACTATTTGTGCCTCAAATATGGCTGAACTGGCAAGCTTACCGTTATTTTAATAATATTAATAAAAATGAATTTCAGTTACAAACATTAAGTAATAAAATCATTTATTTTGATGAAGTATTAACCATGTCTGCCCGTATGAATGCTGCAACAGGAAACCCAGTATGGGAACAACGCTATCGACAGTTTGAGCCTCAACTGGACATAGCGATTCAACAATCTATTAAGTTAGCTCCTACAACGTATCAAGATCAGGAGGCAGCAAGAGTTAATGTAGCAAATCAAAAACTTGTATCGATGGAATATCAATCTTTTGAATTAGTTAAAAATAATCAAAAACAAGCAGCACAAATATTACTATCTAGTCAAGAATATGAAACGCAAAAACGCATCTATGCTGATGGGGTTGCTAAAAGGAATAATAGTATTACTCTAAATTTGCAGCAGAAAGTAAACAAATATAAACAAAGAATATTTTGGTCATTTTTAGCATCTATTACAAGCTTATTTATTTTAATTCCTGCATGGTTGATAGTATTGCTGCTATTGCAGAAATATCTGTATGCTAAAAAATTAGCTCAAGTAGCGCTAGAAGAAGCTAACTCTACCTTAGAAATACAAGTTGAGGCAAGAACAGAAAAACTTAATCAAAAAAATCTTCAATTACAACAAACATTACAAGAGTTACAGAATACTCAAGTTCAACTAGTTCAAAGTGAAAAGATGTCTTCATTAGGGAAATTAGTTGCTGGTATTGCTCATGAGATTAACAATCCAGTTAATTTTATTTATGGTAATTTGCGGCATTGTAAAGAATATATTTATCATTTAATAAATTTAATTAATATATATCAGCAAGAGGGTTTTTATCATCCAAAAATAGAACATTTTATTGATGAGATAGAACTTGACTTTATAAGAGAAGACATACAAAAAATTTTAGCTTCGATGGAAGTTGGTTCTGAGCGTATTCGTGAGATTGTTTTAACTTTGCGTAACTTTTCACGTCTTGATGAAGCAGAGATGAAACCTGTGGATATACATGATGGAATCAATAGCACATTGTTAATTTTGCAGCATAATCTTAAATCTAATAATCATCAAAAAGAAATTATCCTTTTTAAGGATTATGGAAATTTACCTTTGGTTGAATGCCATGCAGGTAAATTAAATCAAGTATTTATGAATATTTTTAGTAATGCTGTTGATGCTTTACGGCAACAAGAAATAAAATATATACAATCAGGAAATAAAAATTATATTAATTCTATTACTATTCATACTGAAGTTCAAAATGAAACACATATAATTATTAGTATAAAAGATACTGGTTTTGGTATGTCAGAAGAAATAATAGATAAAATATTTGATCCTTTTTTTACTACTAAACCAGTAGGACAAGGAACTGGTTTAGGATTATCTATTAGTTACAAAATTATAGTAGACAAGCATAAAGGTAAGATTGAATGTCTCTCTTCACCAGGGAAAGGTACAGAATTTTTGATTCAAATTCCTATTAAACAAAATCTTTATCTTGAGTAA
- a CDS encoding DUF4168 domain-containing protein, giving the protein MQKILAKTLFFGISTSASLFITTGSLKANAQNQSFNNTEITSYAQAVLAMEPARQQAFGEIKKIVGGGDVPQIVCSEPNSLNGLPGRARDIAVNYCNHSQKIVNDYGLTPDKFNRITVEIQSNANLKQQVYNTLIRLQKNTNSQ; this is encoded by the coding sequence ATGCAAAAGATACTAGCTAAAACTTTGTTTTTTGGCATTTCCACCAGTGCTAGTTTGTTTATCACTACTGGGAGCTTGAAAGCTAATGCTCAGAATCAATCGTTTAATAACACAGAAATTACTAGCTATGCGCAAGCTGTATTAGCAATGGAGCCAGCACGACAACAAGCATTTGGAGAAATTAAGAAAATCGTTGGCGGTGGAGACGTTCCTCAGATTGTTTGTAGTGAACCTAACAGTCTGAATGGCTTGCCTGGTAGAGCTAGAGATATTGCTGTCAATTACTGTAATCATTCTCAAAAAATAGTTAATGATTACGGTCTAACTCCTGATAAATTTAATAGAATAACTGTGGAAATCCAAAGTAATGCTAATCTAAAACAACAGGTTTATAATACATTAATCCGTCTTCAGAAAAACACTAACTCACAATAG
- the holA gene encoding DNA polymerase III subunit delta, which produces MPIYVYWGEDDFAIAKAITTLRDRVLDPLWMSFNYTTFSPEDSDAPIQALNQAMTPTFGAGGRLVWLMNTNLLQNCPENVLAELSRTLSVIPENSFLLLTSRNKPDERLKSTKLLKQFATEFREFPLIPPWKTELLIQSVNQAAQTVGVKLTPKSAELVAEAVGNDTRLLYNEMEKLRLYAEDRDRPIQEDTVTRLVRNTTQNSLQLAAAIRVGDTAKALTILADLINAAEPELRIIATLIGQFRTWLWVKLMVESGERNPQAIAQAAEIGNPKRIYFLQQEVQSLSVAQLISCLPLLLELEVSLKQSRPEISTLQIKIIELCQLCRRI; this is translated from the coding sequence ATGCCAATTTATGTTTACTGGGGTGAAGATGATTTTGCGATCGCTAAAGCTATAACTACATTGCGCGATCGTGTTCTTGATCCCCTGTGGATGAGTTTTAACTACACTACTTTTTCTCCAGAAGACAGCGACGCACCTATCCAAGCACTCAATCAAGCCATGACTCCAACTTTTGGTGCTGGGGGAAGACTGGTTTGGTTGATGAATACTAACCTGTTACAAAATTGTCCAGAGAATGTGTTGGCGGAACTGTCGCGGACTTTATCTGTAATTCCCGAAAATTCCTTTTTATTGCTTACTAGCCGCAATAAACCAGATGAACGGCTAAAATCGACAAAATTACTCAAGCAATTCGCTACTGAGTTTCGCGAATTTCCCCTCATCCCCCCTTGGAAGACAGAGTTACTAATTCAATCTGTGAATCAAGCTGCTCAAACTGTGGGAGTTAAATTAACACCAAAATCGGCGGAACTTGTTGCTGAGGCTGTAGGCAATGATACACGCCTGCTTTACAATGAAATGGAGAAATTACGCCTGTATGCTGAGGATCGCGATCGCCCCATCCAAGAAGATACTGTTACCCGCTTAGTGAGAAATACCACCCAAAATAGCTTACAGCTAGCCGCAGCTATTAGGGTTGGTGATACAGCTAAAGCGTTAACTATCTTGGCTGATCTCATCAATGCAGCCGAACCAGAATTGCGGATAATCGCCACCTTAATTGGACAATTCCGCACTTGGTTATGGGTAAAGTTGATGGTAGAAAGTGGTGAACGCAATCCGCAAGCGATCGCTCAAGCTGCGGAGATTGGCAATCCTAAACGTATCTATTTTCTCCAACAAGAGGTTCAATCTCTTTCTGTAGCGCAACTAATTTCTTGTTTACCATTGTTACTAGAGCTAGAGGTGAGCCTCAAGCAAAGTCGTCCAGAAATATCAACACTGCAAATTAAAATCATCGAACTTTGTCAATTATGCCGACGCATTTAA